In the genome of Thunnus thynnus chromosome 6, fThuThy2.1, whole genome shotgun sequence, the window CTTGGTGGATGGGAGTGTGGTTGGTACTCACTCGGCGAAGGCATTGTTATTAGTGTTGCTTCTTAGTGAAGTTGTGGGGAAAAACTCGGTAGTGGGCTCCAAGGCAGCGGAGTTTGGTGGAGAATCAGGCTGGCTGTCGGAGAACTTAAGGGGCCGCTGGTTGGTCATGTGTGGGGACAAAGCGTTGTCAGGCTCAGCGGAGAATGAATCCATCCGGTTCCCAAACAGAGCGTGTGAACGCTGGAAATACAGAGCAAAGCAAGCACACATGCAGGCATTATCCCCTGATAATTCAGTCCAAAAAATCGAAACTCACCAAAACTAGCGCTACAAGCCTTCCACCTTGTTGACAATTCTAATCCAGAGTATGTGCATCAGTATGTGTGTTCTGCCAGGTTGCTTCTCACCTGGTAAATGGCCTCTTCTCCAGCCTCCTCCATAGCTCTGTCCATCTCCTCCTCATTCTGCAGGTCTCCTGAAATGGCCCTGTGCATCTCTGGAACCGCCTCTTCCTCTATGTTCCTCAAACCCGCCTAGAAAAAATGTGGAGGATGGTGAAAATTCAGACCAGAGGCATACAGCAGTGTGTTCacaaggagaggaagaagaggaaagattAAGTTAGTGTAAGAAGAAAAGCAAGAGGAGAGATGTAGGCTGGGTTACACTAAGAGAGAAGGAAGATTTGGTAACAGAGGAGAGCATAAAAAAACTTGCTTGATTTATTTGTGTCATAAGAGCCTAAAGAGAAATAATATGcattcacatttttgcatggcATGCTATTCTGAAAAATTATTGATACTGGTAACACATCAACGTTTAACCCTAACCTGTAACCCAAACCCACATTTCTAGTGAATACTCGTGACTAATTTTCAGTTATAATACAGTAATTTTCTGTCTGGCATTTTAAACGTTATAATAATAGTGTGATTTTGATCCCACCATGTCCCAAAATGGGCTGCTCACCTGGATCTCCGGGCCTGAGGCGTTCTTCTTAGTGGGTCGGTAGCCGTAATACTCTTCCTGGCGCTTCAAGAACTTACGGAAATGGTCCTGGAGCAGGAAGGTGGCGTAGAATTTCCCCACAGTCACCTCATCATCTATAACCCAGTCAAATCACAGTACTGTCAGTGTGAAAAGTACTGGATTACATTGTAAATATCATGTAATTCTATTTTCGTCAACAGACTCACCTCCTATTGGGGGGATGACCTGATCTAAAAGTTTCATACTGGTGCGTTTCCAGATTTGCTTTATAATGGCTCTCAGCTCCTCGTTGGCCTGCTCAAAGTTACCTGTTAATAACAACCcatgaaaatataataagaTTACAATATCTACATAAAACTGAAGCAAACACATTATTGTATATGAACTGTAATCTGAAATGATGAACTGTACCTTCTGTTTTGATCTTGAGTGCAGTCCTGACCAGAGCAAACAGGGTGGCATTGAAGGTGACAGTGCCATCACCGTTGAGCGGCATGTTCATACCAACCAAGCGCTGCGGACAGGAAGTCCAAAGAATTTGGGCACCAGTGAGGAACAGaacagagcttttttttttcctttttatagttttataaaCTTACTTAATTCATGTATCTACTAATGTCATCATTAtcgtttattaatattattttaggTGGGGGAGGGAGGCTCAGGAGGTAGATGAAGTGAACATGAGAGGACCTTGATGTGTGAGAGATACTATGTATAATTTTCCAAACCTTTTGACACTGTCACAGACCtgtttattgatattttcaATCAGGATAGTATGCACAATGTCCATCAACAGTGCTTTTATTCCTTTGTTAATGTTACCATTTAACATGCATGAACCCCAATTAACTCCCTGTGTCTTTGATCCTGTTCATAACTGTATGTACCTTGCACGCAGCACGATGAGGACAGAACTTGCCAAAGCCCAGTGGAGGCTGGATGCGTCGCAGCAGTGTCACCACATCCAGATGTTTAATTCTCCCCCTGTTAGATAAGAGAAACATTTTATACTCGTCTTGAGTGGTACCCACTTAAACCTGACTTAATCCCGGAGGTTAATTGAGGATAAATAAATTAAGAATGAGATTTCGATGTGGTGTTTAGGCTTACGTGGCTTCAGGGTCATATTCAGCCCAGATCTTCTTAAACTCGTCCAGATGGTGTGGACCAAGGAGAGACCAATCACGGGTCAGGTAGTCGAAGTTGTCCATGATGACAGCTACAAACAGGTTGAGGATCTACAGTAGGCAAGAAAAAAGATGCTtattcatacaaaaaatgtttctgttttaattatttttcttcatcatatAATGATAGTTAAAATATGACAACAAACACTAAGAATAACACTATGCAGCTAAAAGATATATGAAGACTTTTTGGCTGCTGCTCACCAGGAAGGCACAGAGACAGTAGAAACTGAGGAAGTAGAAGACAGCAAAGTTGGACCCGCAAGTGTACTCCTCTCCTGGCAGGAAGTCAGACTTGGGGTCGCACTTCTTCCCATACATAGAAGCCATCATGACCTCCTGCCAAGCCTCTCCAGTAGCACATCTGGACACATAAACCACAGTAAGATCTTGAGTCAGTTTTTGATCTTGGAACCAAAGACCTTTGAACGTCATCCTGGCTTAGACACTCACCGGAATAACATGAGAACAGCCTGAGGGAATGTCTGGAAGTTGTTGTTGCGGTTGATTTGGGTGCCATCCACTAAGGCTACCTTCCCGAAAATCTGAAGGGTTGTTAAAATCCCAGTCAAAATCAGTGCAGGAATTTGCCTTATTTGTATTTTAGGCAGAAGAACTGCAGTCAACAGAGGTTTATGTAATGCTTTCCTCcagaaaataaatactgaagACTGTACCTGCATCCCAATGACAGCATAGATAAAGAAGAGCATCACGATGAGCAGAGCTACATGAGGGAGagcctgaaaacacaaacaaaacagtcaaatcatTGAAAAGTGACCACAGGGCAGAAGAGTGGAGAATAACAATGGTGATGATGACGACCACAGTGTGACAAACCTGGAAAGACTTGATGAAGGTCCACAGCAAGTTGCGGATGCCCTCCGAACGGTTCAGCAACTTGACCAGACGCATGACACGGAAGAGTCGGAAGAACGTGATGGAAACTGAGGCATTTTCAGCAGCCTgcggacaaaaacacaaaaagagtttgatgaaaagaaaactttagaaaaaaacagaaaaacattgcTGATTTGAAATACTGGTAGAGTTTTGGCTTACCGCAATTACTTGCATGGGATTTGTCTCCTGCACAAAGTAGAAGAAGATACGATGTAGTGTAGTTGAGTTATATTtgactgtatatatgtatactatCATTAATGGGAGACCTAACATACATGGCACTAATCAAAAATTATGTCAAACATTATTATGGTATGCTTTACAATCTCAAAATAGTGTTAATATTAGATTCAATTCTTCCACCTTTCATGAGTTACAAAGCTTCCAAAATTCAGGTCTTAGTTGCTAAAAACTAGAACAGCTGCAATTTGTAACTCatgcaaaataaacaatatacacacactttattgtaaaaatattaacagtTTTCAGTCAATCCAGCCATCATTAATACTTGCAGCGGCTCTCTTTCTATAAACTATTCGAGCCATACTGGAACACAATATAGCAAATACCTTGCTATATCCTATCTTACATTTGCTCTGTAAGATGAGACAGCCAGTAGAAACACAGATGTTTCACCAGCAGTAACCCAGTTTGAGCCACACGAGGTTCAGTACAGTTTAGTAGAGAACATAGTGGAGTGCTCACACAGCAGGCTCATGcagcagtgcagtgcagtggaGATCAGATATTTACAGCGCAGCCATGGAGACAGTACAGTCCTCCACTGGAGGCCAGGGCAGTCTGTGAAGGATAGACAGATGAGGAGTGAGATGCATGGAGGACAAAGGGATTGAGGGGGACTGAGAAGAAAATGAAGCAaaagaagaggcagaggaggaagagtagATGAAAGAGAGGATTTGAAATAGGTTTGGATGGAGAATTTGCTTCAAGCTTGTGTTTGTGGATGAAAAAGATGAGGACAATGCAGTGCAACAATGGAGAGAAACAACTGTCACTGGCCAGAGAAAACATTGTGTAGCAGGACCGCataaaataattcatcaatCAATACTGTGCTCTTTTTAAAATGCCCcgaacaacacacaaacattgagTCACTGACAATACTGTAATGGATCATTGTGGAAATAATGGAATAATGGAAAGTTCAGTGGTGATGGAGATGGCAATGTTTCTGAGGTTGCACCAGGCACTGAGGAGGGTGAGAGAAGTGTTGAGGTGGGAATGGCCAACAACAGTACTGACCATGTCCTGTGAGCTAGTTCTGCCGGCACCAATCAGTTTTTGGGCCTCGATAATATGCTTCTGGGTCAGAGCATTGAATAAATACATTCAGTCATTTCAATACAAATCACACTATTGACTGGGAATGTCTCATTAAAACAGCACAAGGGACTTTCAAATACAACACCTGCAATACGAATCTGATATCTGTGGAATTGATTAGAACAGATTAAAACATATAAGTTTTATGATTTGTACTCACATCAACTTCACTCAGGATGACATCAACGACGCTACCGATGACAATGATGAAGTCAAACACGTTCCAGGGGTCTCCAAAGTAGCCCTGTTCAGACAGATAAAGCACTGATGACACAGTGGGACACTAGACTGGGTGGATCGCTGTTTGAAAGACCAACGTTGAAGACTTTACCCTCGCTTTGAAGGCCATGAGCTTGAGAATCATCTCCACGGTGAAGAGCACGGTGAAGATCAAGTTCAGAGTGTCTGACAGTTTGGTCACATGGTCTGACTGGTTACAGTGCTGTTTAAAAGGGAAAGCAAATGTTAATCTTTGCATGTTACAGCTATTAATTTGACATACTATTATTATAGAATGTTTAAGTGAAGATAATTAGATGTTATGTTAGGAAATGCTAATATTAGAGCAATATACTGGCTTAAAGCCCTCGAAAAGTTTCTCCATATAATTTCTCTATAAAATTCAATATTCATGAACAAACAacatcaaagttaaaaaaacatcttttatttattaaagatttaacactcaaaaactcagctaatctgctttatcagtactgtgtgtgtgtgtgtgtgtgtggtttcatCAGATTTGATTAATAGTGACCACAAAACCCCCAAATTTTGATTCAAGTGTTACTAAATCCTGATTAGCACAGAAGtgaatgattttacattttccagTTGAGCCCCAAAACTTTTTGAACTTTGGCAGGATTTAGTGTTTTCATGTGGGACCCCATCACTCTTAGTAAGAAGATGATTGAGGAAAtaagttttcagggcctttaaaggataagtccgtttttttttcacaacttgAATCTGTACAGCAAGATTTTGCAAATTAATTCACAAAGAAATATGTAGGGCACACTGAATTAATGCTGCAAACTACCCCAAAATTAATTAGTCTGGGAAAGTTTCCATTTTCtcattaattaaatgttataGCACACACTGAAGGCTTGTGATTTTGGCATAGAAATAATTACACCCACATCTAGAGATACTGAGTATTGAAACGGAATATTGTCTGTCAGCAGCTTCAATgcattatcagtgtttttagGTTGATACATGACCTTAATCTACATACCTGCATCCCCAGACACAAGGTGTTGAGCATAATTAGGAAGAACATGAGGTACTCAAAGTAGCAGGAGGTGACTATATACCAGACCCTGTACTGGTAGGGATTTTTGGGGATGTAGCACCTCAGAGGACGAGCCTTCAGGGCGTACTGCACACACTGACGCTGAAGGGAGGCAGAACAGACAGAAGGGgggttaaaagaaaaataataacttaTTCTACTCACACTTGAGTAATATGTTTTAGATTTTACTGGGAATGACATGGATTCTCCCACTATCCATAATTTTATCTATGTGGGTTTCAGTGCACCTGGTTCTTGTCCAGCTCACAGTCCTTATACTCCTGCTCGCCTTGCTCCTGGAAAGTGACAATGACGAAGCCCACAAAGATGTTCATCATGAAGAAGGCGATGAGGATGATGTAGACGATGAAGAAGATGGAAACGTCCACACGATTGTTGAAGACAGGGCCCATGTCTTCTTTGTCTGCATCTATGGCTCTGTATAACAGTCTGGGAGAAGAGGGGATATTGGCAGAACAAAGTTCAAAAATCAGAGATACAATAAGGCTAATTTGTATAGATGGAATTTATAATTCAGCagattaaaaaggaaatattgcCTCTTTCACCATCTCTCGCTCCAGGCAATGGAATTACTTCCAACCCAATATCCACATAATAAGATATTCTGTCTAACTCAATCACATAGGATTGAAAAAAATTCTATCAAAGATGcaatttgtcaaataaaaacGTATTCTGTGCTTACTTCGGCCAGCCCTCAAAAGTGGAAACAGTGAAGAGAGCCAACATGCCGTAAAGCACGTTGTCAAAGTTAAAGTCACTGTTTATCCATTCTCTCTTAGCCACCACTGTGTCCTGTAGGGAATTCTCCATGTGCTTCAAGAAGGATCCCCTGAGAAAAGATACAGCGAATGGTCACTCTAAAATAGCACTTgcagtttacagtttttataCATCAGAAGAAATGCATGATGTGTGAAAGATGTTTGCCTTACTGGCATTCCTCCGCAGTCATTTTGACCGTGTCTGTGCAGCTGTAGAATTTCCCCTGGGAGGGAAAGAATTAGTgacacattttatacacatgCAGCAAAGCCTCTATACATGGAAGACTTAGAATGTCAGatgaaaacaagtcaaaaaaagaaataaagtgaaatacaatacacattacattacattacagaaTACATGTGCCAATTATTTAGCCTTTTGTCTTTAATAACTGAATgaattgttttatattgtgaCATGAATTTTCCATGCCACCTTAAaatcaacactgaaacacagaaaacaaaggatgtgcatttcagtgttgtctGGCAGAGAGCAACATAGACCTGCCAACACTTTGGgaaatttttctttttgagatGGAGACACACTGTTCAtgccaaaattaaaaaaaaacaatcaactgtCATGGacatttctctccatctcctcaagaaaaataataacatagtAAATGCAtagataaaaaagaaatacaattaacaatgtatattgtattttaatttatttatttgtttgatttgttttcatttgggcATTTAAACTTGTCTATATCTATACTTACAGTAGATTAATTTGCAAATGTTACCTTTAAGGTAAAAACTTACCTTGAAGAGTTGCACTCCTATACAGGCAAACATGAAATTCAGCAACATGGTGACCAGGACGATGTTCCCAATGGTTTTTAtggccacaaacacacactggaccACATGCTGtcaataaagacaaacaatatgtaggttaaagaaatgttaaaaccaCTGCATACTGATTCAAGGTACAGATTTGTGGAAACATAGAGATGTCTTTGTGTGTGGGgttatgtatgcatgtgttgtACCTTTAATCCTTTAGCTCTGTTGATCGCCCTGAGAGGCCTCAGCACCCTCAACACCCTGAGAATCTTCACCACAGAGATGGCACTAGATCTGCACACAACACATGACAAACACCAATCTTGATATGCACATCAAGAGTAactaagggaaaaaaaataatgaggaTATTCTATATCTAATGTGGCAATCCCAAAATGTAAACTCACTCCATTCCCATAGAAAGCAGGGAGACTCCAACCACAATCAGATCCAGGATATTGAAGGAATTGCGACAGAAGGAGCCCTCGTGCATGAATGCACCATATACTGTCATCTGTCAGTTAGATATGATACAGTTAAACCCAGAATACTGAACCAAGACaatgattttgttttacaagAGAAAGAATGAGTTACATTGAATGTTATGAGCTTTTATCACCTTTTTATGCAGGTAACTGAATTTAGTATTTGGTGTTCAGCTGGGCTACTACCATCATTGTGAGTTAGGTAAGTCTGCATATTCAGTTTCTTAATGTGGTATCTCAGAGGAAATCGGCATCATTCTTTCAGATGCTCCTCCTCAATGTAAAACTGTTTCTGTATAATGTGggaatttttcatttcattttcattttgatggTTTTAATTCTGTTTCTGAGGCTGCTCAAGAGAACAGGaggctttttttctgaaaacaatatggacaaatttaaacacacagaatatcagattcaatcaaaaaaaatatcagtatcagtTATCTGGTATTTCAAACCACATCAGTCAAATACACATAAGGCATACAATTAAATATACACCACATTACATGCTGTTGAATTTACCTTCAGTACAATCTCAATAGTGAACACAGTTGTGAAGACAATGTCAGCATAGGCCAAGATCTGGATGAAAACAAGGGCAGGGttgttattcttcttctttcaaCAGTTAATGTTTAATCTGTAGTGCTAGACCTGGTTGTTACCTGGTTTCTATAGGACTTGGGATCAATGGGGTCCTCAGCTGCcagggagatggaggagaggagaataaACAGGAGGATTAAGTTGGTGAAGGACGAGGCGTTGATGATCTTGTAGCACAGTTTACGGAACCTGGATACCAGCGGATAAACAaatgtaagcacacacacagacacgtagTACATGTGTCcacaaatagataaaaaaagacaacactgaaatataaCCACTCTGACATCTGTTATTCTCAGGTTGGTATGTCTGGTGCCTACTTGTTCTGAGGGCCAAAGATGAAAAAGGAGCTGGCTTCAGGCAACGGAACAGCTTCCTCCTTTAGCTGCAGGTCGGCCATTGGTCGGGGCCGAGGGCTGATGGGGATTTCAGGCTCTTCCTCTTCGTCGTCACCTACCATGTGGAAGAAAGCAAAGGTTGGCACACTCAAAATTATATACAGCCATGACAAACCTCCTTATTGGTGGTATTCAAAGAAGCTGCAAGATGTagccaattaaaaaaaatccattcttggcaaaaaaataaatctctctATACTTAATCATGTAGTAGGCTTTATATGGTAGTCATCAGAGTAGTGTGAAAATGGCCTAACTTTAGATCCTGCTATAAACCCAGCTCAGGGGATTGGCTGAGTCTAATAATAATGAGGAGTTACTATACTTATACTGTAGCATAGCCAAGACAGCAGCACTGGTAAACAGCCAGTGTAATGAATACAAATTCCTGCAATCAGTAACCTTCTTCTGTTACAACCACACTGGTGAAAAAAGTGGGAGGTTCATAAGTCAGAGATGCAAGAAAATTAgaacatttagtcatttttttattacctGGGAAGTCGGCAGGTGGGAATGGATCTTTTACTTCATTGACATTAGACTCAAACTCATCAACTTTGAGCTgaagaaagacaataaatacatattataGCTACTTATGACTGTGACTATTATATAAGTGCCAAGAGTAAACTTGTGATATGAAACCAGAAACAACACTAACCTTGGCTGTGGTTGGCATGCCCTCCATCTTGGCCCTCTGCTCTGCCAGTTTCTTAGctatcctctccctctcctcatcaGTCTTGTCTGGCATTTTGGACCTGTAGGGCAAGAAAAGAAAGGAGCGGAAAAGAGTTCTCTTCTGCTACTTTTAGTGGTAGTAGAGTAGACAGAGTGGATCGTTCTTGGTATTCATTTATTCACCTTAGTagcttcctcctcatcttctcctCCGCCTTCTCTTTCTGAGCTGAAGTTAGACTCTCCGCCTCTGCCAGGTTGTCGACGGCGATGGCCAAGAAGACATTAAGAAGGATATCTGGTTGCAATGAGCTCAGGAAAACAAAAGCCTTGGCATTATGGTTAGCGTTATGGGTAATTATACAGTTTTTTAATCCTGAAATGGTGAGTTTATGTGAAGGATACAGTTTCCACAGACAAAGAGGACGATGAAGTAGATGGCGACCAGAATGCCAGGGATGACAGGCCCTCCATAGGCCATGATGCCGTTGTACATGATGGAGGTCCATTCCTCTCCTGTTAGGATCTGATAGACAGTGAAGGGTTAAAAAGCTGATAATAATGTACTAATGTCATGTATGAATGGATGAGGTAGATGCTGCCACTGTAAATGAGCTTCCCTAACACAATGGATCATAAAAGAGTTTAAACAGAAGGGAGTCTAGTCTCACCTGGAACACACTGATGAGGGCCTGAGGGAAGTTGTCAAAGTTACTGCGTCTGGGTCTGTGCTCAGAAAAATTGAATTTCCCCCCAAACACCTGCATGCCCAGCAGTGAGAAGATGacaatgaagaggaagagaagaaggagcAGGGAGGCGATGGAGCGGACGGAGTTGAGGAGAGAGGCCACAAGATTACTCAGAGATGTCCAATACCTGCAAAGTAGTTGAGAGTGGAGAGGTGttaaatgacagtaaattacACTATGACTATTAAATTTAACACAATGATCCTTTGAGGGGACAGGACTCACTTTGTGACTTTAAGGATCCTCAGCAGTCGGATACACCTGAGTACGGAGAAACCCAGGGGAGCCACGGCACCCGTGGACAACATGATCATCTCCAGGATACCACACAGCACCACAAAGAAGTCAAAACGGTTAAACAGCGACATGAAATATGCTCTGGGACCCAGAGCATACATCTTCACAAACATCTCTATAACAAACAGCACCAGCAGTACACGGCTGGCCACATCTGTTGAGgtaacagaggagagagatgaatgAGGCTGGGAAGAAACAATTTATGCAAAAAATATCTTTACAATGATATGCATATCAATCGCCAACCTTGTAAGGAAGTTAGTGATTCAGGCTGGTGGTGGTGCTCTGTTGCTATGGTCAGGGTGTTGAGGAAGACAAGGAACATCACCAGCCAGTAAAAGGCCTTGGTTTTCACATACACCAGGCACTTCATCCTGAAGAACCGGTTCCAGCGACGGGCCAGGCgactaaataaaaacataacgCTTGCTTACTGTGCCAAGCTACCATACATGCCAACATTTACACATCAACAAAACAGCAGACTTACTAATAATAGACGATTTGACTCTTGCCTTCCATGTCATACAGGCTGTCTGTGTCAGAATCTCCACTGGTCAAAGGCAGGAGTCCTGACAAGAGAATAACAGTTGTAATTCAATAGCCTCTCTACATAGGATGGGTGCTGAGGTGGTTTATAGTGCTGACCTTTGCCCTCTCTGTCAGCATCAAGGACTTCAGCGTGAGTGATCCACTCCATGTAGCCGTGAAGGTCCTCATCCAGCTGCTGACGCTCTCGCAACTTCTGGAACTCTCCACGCGACCTGGCCTTCTCTCGCTCTTTGGTAAACTCTCTGAGTGGAGAGACGAAGAAAAGTGAAACAGCACATgtgattatttttcag includes:
- the LOC137184463 gene encoding dihydropyridine-sensitive L-type skeletal muscle calcium channel subunit alpha-1-like → MAANGEAAKSVIMNEEELKRKQKEKLKKLQATGGNPRPARSLFLFTLKNPFRKACINIVEWKTFEIIILLTIFANCVALAVFLPMPEEDTNNTNSSLESLEYIFMIIFTLECFLKIVAYGLVFHEGAYLRNCWNILDFVIVFMGLFTFVLDTINKILDVPVDKGGGFDMKALRAFRVLRPLRLVSGVPSLQVVMNSILKAMLPLLHIALLVFLLVTIYAIMGLELFKCKMHKTCYYTGTPIYATAEGELPAPCAQAGNGRRCIINGSECRPGWEGPNNGITHFDNIGFAMLTVYQCITMEGWTKVLYWVNDAIGNEWPWLYFVPLILLGSFFMLNLVLGVLSGEFTKEREKARSRGEFQKLRERQQLDEDLHGYMEWITHAEVLDADREGKGLLPLTSGDSDTDSLYDMEGKSQIVYYYRLARRWNRFFRMKCLVYVKTKAFYWLVMFLVFLNTLTIATEHHHQPESLTSLQDVASRVLLVLFVIEMFVKMYALGPRAYFMSLFNRFDFFVVLCGILEMIMLSTGAVAPLGFSVLRCIRLLRILKVTKYWTSLSNLVASLLNSVRSIASLLLLLFLFIVIFSLLGMQVFGGKFNFSEHRPRRSNFDNFPQALISVFQILTGEEWTSIMYNGIMAYGGPVIPGILVAIYFIVLFVCGNYILLNVFLAIAVDNLAEAESLTSAQKEKAEEKMRRKLLRSKMPDKTDEERERIAKKLAEQRAKMEGMPTTAKLKVDEFESNVNEVKDPFPPADFPGDDEEEEPEIPISPRPRPMADLQLKEEAVPLPEASSFFIFGPQNKFRKLCYKIINASSFTNLILLFILLSSISLAAEDPIDPKSYRNQILAYADIVFTTVFTIEIVLKMTVYGAFMHEGSFCRNSFNILDLIVVGVSLLSMGMESSAISVVKILRVLRVLRPLRAINRAKGLKHVVQCVFVAIKTIGNIVLVTMLLNFMFACIGVQLFKGKFYSCTDTVKMTAEECQGSFLKHMENSLQDTVVAKREWINSDFNFDNVLYGMLALFTVSTFEGWPKLLYRAIDADKEDMGPVFNNRVDVSIFFIVYIILIAFFMMNIFVGFVIVTFQEQGEQEYKDCELDKNQRQCVQYALKARPLRCYIPKNPYQYRVWYIVTSCYFEYLMFFLIMLNTLCLGMQHCNQSDHVTKLSDTLNLIFTVLFTVEMILKLMAFKARGYFGDPWNVFDFIIVIGSVVDVILSEVDTALASSGGLYCLHGCAETNPMQVIAAAENASVSITFFRLFRVMRLVKLLNRSEGIRNLLWTFIKSFQALPHVALLIVMLFFIYAVIGMQIFGKVALVDGTQINRNNNFQTFPQAVLMLFRCATGEAWQEVMMASMYGKKCDPKSDFLPGEEYTCGSNFAVFYFLSFYCLCAFLILNLFVAVIMDNFDYLTRDWSLLGPHHLDEFKKIWAEYDPEATGRIKHLDVVTLLRRIQPPLGFGKFCPHRAACKRLVGMNMPLNGDGTVTFNATLFALVRTALKIKTEGNFEQANEELRAIIKQIWKRTSMKLLDQVIPPIGDDEVTVGKFYATFLLQDHFRKFLKRQEEYYGYRPTKKNASGPEIQAGLRNIEEEAVPEMHRAISGDLQNEEEMDRAMEEAGEEAIYQRSHALFGNRMDSFSAEPDNALSPHMTNQRPLKFSDSQPDSPPNSAALEPTTEFFPTTSLRSNTNNNAFAEFSFEREGSPEGLYNPNEDAETDNLHSWNFTVRTGKTQFPYDPNYDDSQSQSSHAAADQLVQEALVEGSLASLARDPGFVSETKKEMADAMHTTVDEMEGVAQGILKERSGRIASIKKRRPVPVPPRAPAVAAQETDQPEVPMRRKKRPIPMIPSIPVQNRQEATEANSKV